The sequence GTGGTAGCCGGGTATCGCTCCATGGGAGTGGATATCCATCACAGTATTCTCTAAGGCGGTATATTCCACGTGGGCGGCCTCTCGCTGCTGGGAAGGCATGCGCAGCCGGTACTGCCCTTCCCAGGTGACCGCGAAGTAGGTTTCCCGCTCGCTGCTAACATACATCGTATTTACGGCAAGGTCGTAGAAGGGCCTGGGGATAAGCCCGTGCAGCAGCTCCACCTTTCTCTCGAGGGGCGCCAGGCCCCGGACCTCGGCCGGGGCGATGCGGATCTGCGCGGCCAGGTGCTTATTGGATGCTCGAATGAATAATCCATTGCTGGCCATGATATAATCGTATCCCAGACCGGGATCCCCGCGGAGGCCTCCGCGGGCGTTCACCAGGTAGCCGGCGATGTTAATCACCTTCATTCTCCGGCTGGCTGAACGCCCGACCATGGTCGCAGCGTTCTTCTGTCAGGAACTTTTCTTTCATCGACAGCATCTTGGCCACGGCATGCGGCGTGGCAGCGACCGTGTTGAGAGTGCCGGCATCAAGGTCTATATACGCCTGCATCCAGGATAGCCTCCGCGTCAGAAAGCGGTGGGTGAACTCGACCACTAGCATGGCCATGGCCTGGTTGATTACCGGGCTCTGCTCTTCGTCCCTCACCGCTTCAGCGCAGTCCCTTCTTACCGGCTCAACCGTAGGCAAAAGCAGTGCCGGCTGCTGCAAGGACGGCAGCGGCAGATGGCTTACGTTATTGTAGAAGCTCTCGAACGATTTATGGAGCCCCTCCAAGGTACCGGTGTCCCCGATGAAGACCTGGCCGGAATGGTGTCCGTTGCCGGCATCGAGCCACCAGCTGTACGTGGGCATCTTGCGGGCGATTTCTATCCTGGCCGCGGCGTTGTCGACGCAGCCGATAATGAATTTCCGCATGGCTTTATGGGTAAAGCCATGTGTGGTGCCATCAAGCATGTCGGCCTCATACGGTAGAACGCTGTACTCCACCGGCCGGCGGTACTGCCGGGCCAGACGGGTAGCCAGCACTTCGGATTTAAACCTGCCTACGTCGCCCTCATAGAAGTTCTGGCGCCGGAGGTTATGCTCCTCTACCCGGTCAGGGTCGATGAGCGTCAGTTTGGAATTAACTCCAAGCCGGCACAGGCCCTCGGCCGCCAGGCTGCCGGTGCCGCCGCAGCCTACCAAAACGATATCGGGCATACCGGTTTGCATTATATCCCTAGGCTCAACAGTGTACATGCAATCTCCTTACCTTATTGCCGCTAATTGATAGATTTGCCCCTGTTCCACCAGGTCATCGAGGGGGTATTCCTTTTTACCGTCCAGTTCTTTCCATAGCGCGACGATATTCTTGGGATGTTTTTTGGAGCGGCCGCTCAGCTCGGCAGTGGCGGAGAAGAAGGAGGAGAGAAAGTGCCGGGGGATCTCCGTCACCCTCTCCGGGTATCGCGTATTACCGCCGCATGACCTCCCATCGGTGAAGATATTACACAGCGGCGCCTTATAAAAGA is a genomic window of Dehalococcoidia bacterium containing:
- a CDS encoding ThiF family adenylyltransferase: MYTVEPRDIMQTGMPDIVLVGCGGTGSLAAEGLCRLGVNSKLTLIDPDRVEEHNLRRQNFYEGDVGRFKSEVLATRLARQYRRPVEYSVLPYEADMLDGTTHGFTHKAMRKFIIGCVDNAAARIEIARKMPTYSWWLDAGNGHHSGQVFIGDTGTLEGLHKSFESFYNNVSHLPLPSLQQPALLLPTVEPVRRDCAEAVRDEEQSPVINQAMAMLVVEFTHRFLTRRLSWMQAYIDLDAGTLNTVAATPHAVAKMLSMKEKFLTEERCDHGRAFSQPENEGD